A window from Gossypium raimondii isolate GPD5lz chromosome 7, ASM2569854v1, whole genome shotgun sequence encodes these proteins:
- the LOC105797717 gene encoding probable plastid-lipid-associated protein 11, chloroplastic — MSLAALTLSSPLTVSTTTKQKPRPPHNPKPKITCSSLTTQSQSAKQHLLNLISDQERGLKTQNDTNKRDSIIKSIDAMAVLGRNTVTTGDSLSATWRLLWTTEKEQLFIIEKAYLFGTQAGDVLQVIDVDNKTLNNVITFPPDGVFFVRSSIEIASSQRVNFKFTSAVLRGKNWEFPLPPFGQGWFETVYLDDEIRVVKDIRDDYLVVERAPYNWKE, encoded by the exons ATGTCACTCGCAGCTCTCACTCTATCGTCTCCTCTTACTGTCTCCACTACCACCAAACAAAAACCACGGCCTCCTCATAATCCTAAACCTAAAATCACATGCTCCTCCCTCACTACCCAATCCCAATCAGCCAAACAGCACCTCCTCAATCTCATCTCCGACCAGGAGCGGGGTCTCAAAACCCAAAACGACACTAACAAACGCGATTCAATAATCAAATCCATTGATGCCATGGCCGTTCTGGGCCGCAATACTGTCACCACAGGCGACTCCCTATCCGCCACGTGGCGGCTTCTATGGACTACGGAGAAAGAGCAGCTCTTCATTATAGAGAAAGCTTACCTCTTCGGTACTCAAGCCGGCGACGTTTTGCAGGTCATAGACGTCGACAACAAGACTCTCAATAACGTCATTACCTTTCCACCCGACGGAGTTTTCTTCGTTCGGTCCAGCATTGAAATTGCGTCGTCTCAGAGAGTGAATTTCAA GTTTACGAGTGCGGTTCTCAGGGGGAAAAACTGGGAGTTCCCATTGCCTCCATTTGGGCAGGGTTG GTTTGAAACTGTCTACCTTGATGATGAGATACGAGTTGTGAAGGATATCAGGGATGATTATTTAGTTGTCGAGCGTGCACCATATAACTGGAAAGAATAA
- the LOC105797710 gene encoding uncharacterized protein LOC105797710, translating to MAKQLPPMATVSDSPEDSPNPNPPPSPPSDFPSKSESNAPEQVTPWMDSAVEQALLYQKIIEQNVNDAIKASRSRLSEIRSTSSAHFNLTIESLKDVKSQLDVYEDLAFGKVKEGINIAASNPLITGGAAVGLGFLVLKRPRHLLYYKTLRLFQSEESLISKADIRVKELRQSIDRLKAESEKLERSASVAEDELIRGRTKLRQAGKQIRSVIQSAYKIERQAAGLKDTLGELPSREASRFRSQVSNLASQAKRERNVLTKEVSKISNHGIAV from the exons ATGGCAAAACAATTACCACCCATGGCAACGGTCTCTGATTCACCAGAAGATAGTCCAAACCCTAATCCACCACCATCGCCGCCCAGCGATTTCCCTTCTAAAAGCGAATCGAATGCTCCCGAACAAGTCACTCCATGGATGGATTCCGCTGTGGAGCAAGCTCTTCTATACCAGAAGATCATCGAACAGAACGTTAACGACGCTATCAAAGCTTCTAGATCTCGACTTTCAGAAATTCGCTCCACCTCCTCAGCTCATTTTAATCTAACCATT GAGTCACTTAAAGATGTCAAATCACAACTTGATGTTTACGAGGATTTGGCATTCGGCAAAGTTAAAG AGGGGATTAATATTGCAGCTTCGAATCCATTGATCACCGGCGGTGCTGCTGTTGGCTTGGGATTCCTGGTACTTAAAA GGCCAAGACATTTACTGTATTACAAGACTTTGCGTCTTTTTCAGAGCGAAGAG TCCTTGATTTCCAAAGCTGATATTAGAGTAAAGGAACTGAGACAATCAATTGACCGTCTCAAGGCTGAAAGTGAGAAGTTAGAG CGAAGTGCATCAGTAGCCGAAGACGAGCTGATCCGTGGCCGGACAAAACTCAG GCAAGCGGGCAAGCAGATCCGAAGTGTAATTCAGTCAGCTTATAAGATTGAAAGACAAGCAGCAG GACTAAAAGATACCCTTGGAGAACTTCCAAGCAGAGAAGCATCTCGGTTTCGATCGCAG GTTTCCAACCTTGCGTCTCAGGCAAAGCGAGAACGGAATGTTTTGACAAAGGAGGTTTCAAAAATTAGTAATCATGGAATTGCAGTTTGA